From the genome of Sporomusa sphaeroides DSM 2875:
AGCCATTGCTGCCTGCCTTTATTTGCCTCCTGCTGCAGTTGGTCTACGATGTTTTTTTCAAGTGCAACCGCAATGGTTTGTTTCCCGGTGTTGTTTACAACCACACGGCGCGTGGCTCCGTTGTTTTCTGTAATTACAGCTTCTGTGGCAAATACTTCTGCCGCTGTCTGCTGCCCGTTTGCGGCCGGAGCCGATTGGCTTGCAGCCGCCAGGGCCAGCGGAGACAGCATTGGTACAAAACCGCCGGAGATAATTGCAGCTCCGGTTATTGCCGCGATTAATTTTTTATGCTTCAAGTTCATGAGTATTGTTCCTCCCGAAATTGTTTTTTGTATTGGCGCCTTCATAGTGTTAAACGCCGGAGGATCAATTGGGTAACGCAAATTTTTCTGGAAAAGATATCCTGGCAGCCGGATAATCTCACCAAAGTACGAAGAATCCAAACTTTTTGGAGGTAAGAGCACAGTAGGTGTCGAAGAGGATATAGCTTGACGAAGGTTAGCTTTACAGTGCAATGGTATTTAAAATTTTGGACCAGTAGTCTGCCAGGGTATAAAGCCATAGGATGAAAGAACACTGTGGATATTGGCTTGGTGGACCCAGGGAAGCAGAGGTAGTGAACATAGACAGAATGAATCCGGCAGTAGTAAAAGAACCGTTATGGACCAGGGCATTTATCTATCTGGCAGTTTCTAATGCGTTATTGGCTTCAGGCTTTCACATGCTGATACCGACCCTGCCGCTGTTTATCGCCGGTTTTGGGGGAACAGACGCGCAAATCGGGCTGATTATGGGGAGCTTCACTTTTTCCGCCGTATTGATTCGCTTTTATACAGTGCAGGGAATTAACAGGCTGGGAAAAACGAATTTTTTGCTATGGGGTATTGTTATTTGCATGATTGCGATAGCTGGTTATTATTGGGCGACAAATGTAGCCCTGTCATTATCAACACGGATACTTCACGGGGTAGGCTTCGGCATTGCGACGACGATGTACGCCACCATAGTATCTGATATTATTCCCGGCTCGCGCCGAGGGGAAGGGATGGGGTATTTCGGGCTTGGCAGTACCCTGCTCATGGCGTTGGCGCCGGCTATCGGCGTATGGGTGGTGGACAGTTACGGTTTCGCTGTTTTGTTTGCCGTTGCCGCGGCAAGCCAGGTGCTGGCGTTTGTGTGGACGCAGGCTTCACGTATGCCTGCCGCTCTGGTTAGCCATGCTGAGGCAGGCAGCCCGGGAATGGGCCGGCTTATTGAGCGGCAAGCGATTTTTCCTGCAGTTCTCAGCCTGCTGCTGGGCATTTGTATCGGCGGGGTGTTAAGTTTTGTGACATTACTGGCAAGGGAGGTGCATGTTGCTAACGCCGGGTATTTCTTCCTGGTAGCTACCTCGAATGTATTTTTAGCGCGCCTGGTAACAGGCCGGATTTTTGATCAAAAAGGTCCTGCCTGGGTCATTATTCCCGGAGCGGTAGTTTTGTTTCTGGGTTTAATGATCTTGTCAAAGGTTTCGTCCCCGGACGCGTTTTTATGGGCGGCAGCCTGCTACGGTCTGGGTACCGGCTCAATGTTTCCGGCATTACAGACCTGGATGATCAACATGGTAACGCCGGAGAGGCGCAGTATTGCCAACGCCACTTTTTTTAACGCGCTGGATACGGGTGTTGGCGGGGGGGCTATTGTGCTTGGCATTTTGGCCGGACAATCGGGTTATCAATCGATATATTTTTATTCTGCCAATGTTGTTGTCTGTTTTATTGTATTATATATACTATATTTAGTTAGACAAACTTATGGCCGGTCTACGCTAAAACCCTAATGATTTCCGCTGCGAAGATAATTAACAGAAATGAGGTTTGTCCATGAAAAAGGTTACAATTATCCTGCTTGTTGCCATGCTGGCGCTTGCCCTGACAGGCTGCACCGGCAACAAAACAGAAGATACTTCCCCCAAGCACTCTCAGTTGCAGGGCCTTACCATCGGGCTTATGCCTGATGTAGATTCCATTCCCTTTATCATTGCTCAGGAAAAAGGCTATTTTAAGGAAGAAGGTTTAACAGTAACCCTTAAATCCTTTAAAAGTGCAATGGAACGGGACAGCGCCCTGCAGAGCGGCAACTTAGACGGGACTATCTCAGATATGCTGGCCGAGGCTTTTGCCAAAGCCGGGGGATTTGATACTGTAATTACTTCATTAACAACCGGCAGCTATAAAATGGTTGTTAACAAAAATGAAACAGTTGCCTCCATTAAGGATTTGCAGGGCAAGGATGTGGCTGTTTCCAAAAACACCGTTATTGAATATGTAACAGACAAAATTGCCGATGAAAGTGGTTTGCCTGCTAATGGCATCAACAAAGTGGTTATTCCGCAGATTCCCGCACGCCTGGAAATGCTGCAAAATGGCAAGATTGCCGCCGCTACTTTGCCGGAGCCGCTGGCAAGTGTCGCCATAAAAAATGGCGGTAAGCTGGTAAACTCCTCCGACAGGCTGGGGATAAATCCCGGCGTATTACTCTTTACGGCTAAGGCTGTTAATGGCAAAGAGCAGGAAATTCATGCTATGTACCGGGCTTATAATAAAGCTGTCGACTACTTAGCCAAGGAACCGCTGGAGAATTATATCGATTTGGTTATTGCCAAAGGCGGTTTCCCCCAGGATGTCAAAGGTGCGCTTGTTTTGCCTCAGTATAAAAAAGCTGTTGCTCCCGACCCCAAGGACATTGATGCTGTGATGACCTGGCTGCAGGCCAGACAGCTTATTAAGAACAAGTATTCTTATTCCGAGTTGGTCGACACCCGTTTTGTCAGGTAGTTCATTATGATCAGGATAAAAAACCTAAGTGTCGCCTATGAAGACCGCAACTCCAACAATATGGCGCTTAAAGACATTACACTGGAGCTTGCTGCCGGCGAAACCTGCGCAATCATTGGCCCTTCCGGCTGTGGCAAATCAACGTTGTTAAAGGTACTGGCCGGGATTATTAAAAAATTTGAGGGAACTGTCGAAATTAACGGGCAAGCCGTTAGACCGCAAAAGCAAAAGATTGGCTTCATTCCCCAAAATTACGGACTGCTGCCCTGGAAAACCATTTATGAGAATATACGCCTGGGCGTAAAAATAAAAAACAAACAAGCCAGTGATAACAGGCAAAACCAGGCAGCTATGGTTCAATTGCTGGGACTGGACGGCCTGGAGCATCGTTATCCCGGCGAATTGAGCGGCGGTCAGCAGCAGCGGGTTGCTTTGGCCCGTGCCTTTCTTTTGCAGCCCGATCTATTACTGATGGATGAACCCTTTTCGGCGTTGGACGCCATGACCAGGGAGGAAATCCAAAATGTGTTTTTGCAGGTCTGGCGTAAGCATTCTGTTTCCACTATTCTTGTCACCCATCATGTGGAAGAAGCGGTGTATTTGGGGCGGAAAATCGTTATTTTGTCAGCCACTCCCGGGAGGGTCAGTAAAATCATTGACAATCCGTTATTCGGAATAGAAGGGGTTCGCAACCAGCAGGATTTTTTCCGGCTTAGTATTGAATTACGCAAGATGATAAAAGAGGATTGGTCAAAGTGAGGAAAAAGGGACCGGGAGTTTGGTACCTGTACGGAACCGTGATTTTTTTTGTATTGTGGCAGGCGGCAGCCTACTGGGTAGCTTTGCCGATTATTCCGCCGCCGGCGGCGGTAATGGCTAATTTCATCGAAATTTTTGTATCGCAAATTGCTGTCCACGGTTTTTACAGTCTATGGCGTATTCTTGCCGGAGTTTTTTTTGCCGTACTTATTGGTATCCCGCTGGGACTCTGTATGGGGTATTTCTCCGGTTGGGACAAGCTATTTTCGCCGTTAGTGTATTTAACCTATCCCATTCCGAAGATTGCGCTGCTGCCTGTTGTGATGCTGGTGTTTGGCCTGGGGGAAATGTCCAAGATACTGATGATATTTCTGATTATCGTTTTCCAGGTCATTGTGGCGGTGAGGGATGGCGTTAAAAGCATTCCCAAGGAAACCTATTACCCCTTATATTCTTTGGGAGCCGGGTTCCCGGATATTGTCCGTGACATTCTCATTCCTGCTTCTATGCCCAAGTTTTTAACCGCGCTGCGGGTGGCTATGGCGACCGCTATATCGGTGTTATTTTTTACAGAAACCTTTGGCACACAGTATGGAATGGGGTATTTTATCATGGACGCCTGGCTGCGGGTCAACTACCTGGAAATGTATTCAGGGATTGTTGCCTTAAGCAGCATTGGGCTGACCTTGTTTAGCACCATTGATTATCTGGAAAGAAAGCTGTGCAAATGGCAGTATCAATAGGCTGCCAGTAAGAAACCAGCTCTCTCCTTGTCACGAAGGGGAGACTGGTTTTATTTTTTATAGCTGGTATTTTAGGTAATGAATTATGAATACAACAAGAAGACATAAGATTGATTTAAATGTAAACATGTAATATACTGTAACGGTATAAGTACGAGTAGTCCGTCAAGTCTAAAGCCATAGGATGAATTGCGCGAGATTTTTCGTCCAGCAAGGCGGAGGAGCCGCGCATATCGGACATATGTAAGGCGACGATAAAGTAAACACGGTTTGTGCCAAGCGATAGCGACAGCAGAAACCGATGTTGCCCTTATGCCTCGTGGGCCAACGAAGCTGGGCGGAAAATCTCGCGATAAGAACACTGTGGATTTGGGCTTGGCGGACTACTCTAAAGGAGGACATATTGTTGGAAGTAAAGAAACTGTCGTTCCAAGATACATTGGCGATTGGCTTAATGTTATTTTCGCTTTTCTTTGGCGCCGGGAATCTGATTTTCCCGCCGGCTTTGGGACAAGCGGCAGGCGAGAATGTCTGGGTTGCTATTTTAGGCTTTTTGACTACCGGTGTCGGCCTTCCCTTATTAGGGGTTTTGGCCATCGGTTTGTCCGGCAGCAATGATGCAGGGGATTTGGCCAAGAGGGTTCACCCGCTTTTTGCCACTGTTTTAATGGTGAGCACCTATCTGACCATTGGCCCTTTATTTGCTATTCCCCGTACAGGTGCGGTGTCATACGAAGTTGGCGTTAAGCCGTTTGTGGCAGGCGCCAGCGATGGCCTGGGCCTGCTTATCTATTCCGTTATTTTCTTTGCGGTTACCTGTTGGTTGGCGCTAAATCCCAGCAAAATTGTCGACAGGGTTGGCAAGATATTAACCCCGGCGCTGTTAGTTATGCT
Proteins encoded in this window:
- a CDS encoding ABC transporter ATP-binding protein: MIRIKNLSVAYEDRNSNNMALKDITLELAAGETCAIIGPSGCGKSTLLKVLAGIIKKFEGTVEINGQAVRPQKQKIGFIPQNYGLLPWKTIYENIRLGVKIKNKQASDNRQNQAAMVQLLGLDGLEHRYPGELSGGQQQRVALARAFLLQPDLLLMDEPFSALDAMTREEIQNVFLQVWRKHSVSTILVTHHVEEAVYLGRKIVILSATPGRVSKIIDNPLFGIEGVRNQQDFFRLSIELRKMIKEDWSK
- a CDS encoding MFS transporter, with the protein product MNIDRMNPAVVKEPLWTRAFIYLAVSNALLASGFHMLIPTLPLFIAGFGGTDAQIGLIMGSFTFSAVLIRFYTVQGINRLGKTNFLLWGIVICMIAIAGYYWATNVALSLSTRILHGVGFGIATTMYATIVSDIIPGSRRGEGMGYFGLGSTLLMALAPAIGVWVVDSYGFAVLFAVAAASQVLAFVWTQASRMPAALVSHAEAGSPGMGRLIERQAIFPAVLSLLLGICIGGVLSFVTLLAREVHVANAGYFFLVATSNVFLARLVTGRIFDQKGPAWVIIPGAVVLFLGLMILSKVSSPDAFLWAAACYGLGTGSMFPALQTWMINMVTPERRSIANATFFNALDTGVGGGAIVLGILAGQSGYQSIYFYSANVVVCFIVLYILYLVRQTYGRSTLKP
- a CDS encoding ABC transporter permease, which translates into the protein MRKKGPGVWYLYGTVIFFVLWQAAAYWVALPIIPPPAAVMANFIEIFVSQIAVHGFYSLWRILAGVFFAVLIGIPLGLCMGYFSGWDKLFSPLVYLTYPIPKIALLPVVMLVFGLGEMSKILMIFLIIVFQVIVAVRDGVKSIPKETYYPLYSLGAGFPDIVRDILIPASMPKFLTALRVAMATAISVLFFTETFGTQYGMGYFIMDAWLRVNYLEMYSGIVALSSIGLTLFSTIDYLERKLCKWQYQ
- a CDS encoding ABC transporter substrate-binding protein, which translates into the protein MKKVTIILLVAMLALALTGCTGNKTEDTSPKHSQLQGLTIGLMPDVDSIPFIIAQEKGYFKEEGLTVTLKSFKSAMERDSALQSGNLDGTISDMLAEAFAKAGGFDTVITSLTTGSYKMVVNKNETVASIKDLQGKDVAVSKNTVIEYVTDKIADESGLPANGINKVVIPQIPARLEMLQNGKIAAATLPEPLASVAIKNGGKLVNSSDRLGINPGVLLFTAKAVNGKEQEIHAMYRAYNKAVDYLAKEPLENYIDLVIAKGGFPQDVKGALVLPQYKKAVAPDPKDIDAVMTWLQARQLIKNKYSYSELVDTRFVR